In one window of Chryseobacterium viscerum DNA:
- a CDS encoding GAF domain-containing protein, producing the protein MSELKKRLSSILESPKHNTEEKLEKVCHLLDQEISYFNWTGFYFKNGDKEELILGPYVGAPTDHTIIPYGKGICGQVAVSNETFVVPDVNEESNYLSCSIDTKAEIVVPIFKDGKNVGQIDIDSHTVDPFTNEDRELLEWLCNEVSKVL; encoded by the coding sequence ATGTCAGAATTAAAGAAAAGACTTTCCTCAATTCTTGAAAGTCCTAAACATAATACAGAAGAAAAACTTGAAAAAGTTTGTCACTTGTTGGATCAGGAAATCTCTTACTTCAACTGGACAGGTTTCTATTTCAAAAACGGAGATAAGGAAGAATTAATTTTAGGCCCTTATGTAGGAGCACCAACAGATCATACCATTATTCCTTACGGTAAAGGAATTTGCGGACAGGTTGCGGTTTCCAATGAAACATTTGTAGTTCCTGATGTGAACGAAGAAAGCAATTATTTAAGCTGCTCTATTGATACAAAAGCTGAGATTGTAGTTCCTATCTTTAAAGACGGAAAAAATGTCGGACAGATTGATATTGATTCCCATACAGTAGATCCTTTCACCAATGAGGACCGCGAATTATTAGAATGGCTTTGTAACGAAGTTTCTAAAGTTTTGTAA
- a CDS encoding MBL fold metallo-hydrolase — protein MKLKFLGTGTSQGVPVIGCTCEVCTSENPKDNRLRSSVMVTTEENKKILIDCGPDFRQQMLTNHEHTVDIALITHEHNDHVIGLDDMRPLIFKSGKDVPLYCYSRVAHEIKNRFPYAFADVRYPGAPAFELHEIENKPFQVLDTEITPVEVIHYKITVFGYKFKNLAYITDAGFISETEKEKLKNLDVLILNCIRKFDPHPAHFILPDVIKLFEELKPKKLFLTHISHHLGLHDTEDKQLPPGMHLAYDGLELNF, from the coding sequence ATGAAGTTGAAATTTTTAGGAACCGGTACTTCACAAGGTGTACCCGTTATAGGCTGTACATGTGAAGTGTGTACTTCTGAAAATCCCAAAGACAATCGTTTGCGTTCTTCCGTGATGGTTACTACGGAAGAAAATAAAAAAATACTGATCGACTGCGGTCCGGATTTCAGACAGCAAATGCTTACCAACCACGAACATACCGTAGATATTGCGTTGATAACTCATGAACATAATGACCATGTAATCGGGCTTGATGATATGCGGCCATTGATTTTTAAGAGTGGAAAAGATGTTCCTCTTTACTGCTACTCAAGAGTTGCTCATGAAATAAAAAACAGATTTCCTTATGCTTTTGCTGATGTAAGATATCCCGGAGCACCCGCTTTTGAACTTCATGAAATTGAAAATAAACCTTTCCAGGTACTTGATACGGAAATCACTCCTGTAGAAGTGATTCACTATAAAATCACTGTCTTCGGATACAAATTTAAAAACCTGGCCTACATTACAGATGCCGGATTCATTTCTGAAACAGAAAAGGAAAAACTGAAGAATCTGGATGTGCTGATCTTAAACTGTATCAGAAAATTTGACCCCCATCCTGCCCATTTTATTCTTCCGGATGTTATCAAACTATTTGAAGAGCTAAAACCAAAGAAATTATTTTTAACACACATCAGTCATCATTTAGGACTGCATGATACTGAAGATAAGCAGCTTCCACCCGGAATGCACCTTGCCTACGATGGTTTGGAACTCAACTTTTAA
- a CDS encoding acyltransferase family protein, giving the protein MKIRFEFLDGIRGISALWVVLYHSLLFNGYSTAHDIKWSNDLILHFIQKSTSIGHLAVSIFIVLSGFCLAIPVVNNNMEIKGGFKRYISRRAKRLIPPYYVALLLSGLMILLFPLLQTAQNTAWDSKIPVTLGSVISHIGLVHNLDSSWIYKINGAHWSIATEWQIYWLFPLMLIFWKRINMYVSFILFVILALLLKKLIPMAKPEFIILFFMGVICCYLSFKRATINKFLIPSAVTLFIGSLVVFALLDINGFLMILITGVTFSFLLYALVTYKKLTGKTIVILENKPLEFLGKISYSLYLIHGPFLALINLYLLKNFELTNDARQWVIFGFIFIFIIPVTTIFYHLVEKRFLNK; this is encoded by the coding sequence ATGAAGATAAGATTTGAGTTTCTTGACGGGATCAGAGGAATTTCAGCATTATGGGTCGTTTTGTATCATTCTTTATTATTTAATGGCTATTCTACCGCTCACGATATTAAATGGTCTAATGACCTTATTCTACACTTTATACAAAAATCTACATCAATTGGTCATTTAGCAGTATCTATATTTATCGTTCTTTCCGGTTTTTGTCTTGCCATTCCGGTAGTTAACAATAACATGGAAATCAAAGGAGGGTTCAAAAGATACATTAGCAGAAGAGCTAAAAGATTAATCCCGCCATATTATGTTGCTTTATTATTATCAGGATTAATGATCTTATTGTTCCCTTTATTACAAACAGCACAAAATACAGCCTGGGATAGTAAAATACCTGTCACTTTGGGGTCGGTTATCAGCCATATCGGGTTAGTTCATAATTTAGATTCTTCATGGATTTATAAGATCAATGGAGCTCATTGGTCCATAGCTACAGAATGGCAGATTTATTGGCTTTTTCCTCTCATGCTTATATTTTGGAAAAGAATTAATATGTATGTATCATTTATTCTATTCGTTATATTGGCATTATTGCTAAAAAAGCTGATTCCGATGGCGAAACCTGAATTTATAATTCTATTTTTCATGGGAGTTATATGTTGCTATCTATCATTTAAAAGAGCAACAATCAATAAATTTTTAATTCCGTCAGCGGTAACTCTTTTCATAGGAAGTTTAGTAGTATTCGCGTTGTTAGATATTAACGGTTTTTTAATGATATTGATTACAGGGGTAACTTTCTCTTTTTTACTGTATGCATTAGTCACTTATAAAAAATTAACAGGAAAAACAATTGTGATTCTGGAAAACAAGCCATTAGAATTTTTAGGAAAAATATCTTACAGTTTATATCTTATACACGGTCCGTTCCTTGCATTAATAAACCTTTATTTATTAAAAAACTTTGAACTCACAAACGATGCCCGGCAATGGGTTATCTTTGGATTTATTTTCATTTTTATAATCCCTGTAACAACTATTTTTTATCATCTGGTTGAAAAGAGATTTCTAAATAAGTAA
- a CDS encoding VIT family protein: MHHQLEKHYVNRVGWLRAAVLGANDGLLSTTSIVIGVAAAEPDRHIIILAALAGMIAGAMSMAAGEYVSVSSQEDTEKADLLREKRELEQMPEIELRELAKVYEQRGCTKETAMQVAIELTEHDALGAHARDELGINEITQAKPLQAAMASFSSFAVGALLPFSVSLLAPLKQMVYFQYGFSIIFLMLLGAISARAGGSSIKVAVLRICFWGTVAMGITAFVGHIFGVNVA, encoded by the coding sequence ATGCATCATCAGTTGGAAAAACATTATGTAAACAGGGTAGGCTGGCTTCGGGCAGCCGTATTGGGAGCGAATGACGGCTTGTTATCCACTACAAGTATTGTCATCGGGGTTGCCGCTGCTGAACCAGACCGGCATATCATTATTCTTGCGGCGCTGGCGGGTATGATTGCCGGGGCTATGTCTATGGCAGCGGGAGAATATGTTTCCGTGAGTTCACAGGAAGATACGGAGAAAGCAGATTTACTTCGTGAAAAACGTGAACTTGAACAAATGCCTGAAATAGAACTTAGGGAACTTGCCAAAGTGTATGAACAACGTGGCTGTACCAAAGAAACAGCGATGCAGGTAGCCATTGAACTTACAGAACATGATGCATTGGGAGCACACGCCCGTGATGAATTAGGCATTAATGAAATAACACAGGCGAAACCACTGCAGGCCGCGATGGCTTCATTCAGTTCTTTTGCAGTGGGTGCTTTATTGCCGTTTAGCGTTTCTCTTTTGGCACCTCTTAAGCAAATGGTATATTTTCAATACGGATTTTCAATTATATTTTTAATGCTTTTGGGAGCAATCTCTGCAAGAGCGGGAGGTTCCAGCATTAAAGTGGCGGTATTAAGGATTTGTTTCTGGGGAACCGTTGCAATGGGAATTACAGCATTTGTAGGACACATTTTCGGAGTCAATGTAGCGTAA
- the lgt gene encoding prolipoprotein diacylglyceryl transferase, with the protein MNLLYINWDVNPEIVNILGFPLKYYGLLFLAGLVLCLNILKRIYKKEGLSSQAHEALFSYALIGILLGARLGHCLFYDFDYYSQHPLEILLPIQKGVDGTYHFTGFAGLASHGGGIGLVIMLLIYARKFSIPFMTILDAIAIVLPLGGTFIRLANLMNSEIIGIPTDVPWAFIFRQVDDLPRHPAQLYEAISYFIIFLSVYFIYKKNIFKIGKGFYFGISILLIFIMRILIEFIKVDQVEFEHGMSLNMGQLLSIPFVLLGLFFIIKSILEKGKVKTT; encoded by the coding sequence ATGAATTTATTATATATCAACTGGGATGTCAATCCCGAAATCGTCAATATCTTAGGATTTCCTTTAAAATATTACGGACTCCTATTTCTTGCAGGACTTGTTTTATGTTTAAATATTTTAAAACGTATTTATAAAAAAGAAGGCCTTAGTTCGCAGGCTCATGAAGCTTTATTCTCTTATGCATTGATAGGAATTCTATTGGGTGCCAGACTGGGACATTGTCTTTTTTATGATTTCGATTATTATTCCCAGCACCCGCTTGAAATATTGCTGCCGATTCAGAAAGGAGTGGACGGAACTTACCACTTTACAGGATTTGCAGGACTTGCCAGCCATGGTGGTGGTATTGGGTTGGTGATCATGCTTCTTATCTATGCAAGAAAGTTTTCTATTCCATTCATGACGATTTTAGATGCTATAGCGATTGTACTTCCGTTGGGTGGTACTTTTATAAGGCTGGCCAATCTTATGAATTCTGAAATCATTGGAATTCCTACGGATGTTCCATGGGCTTTTATATTCCGTCAGGTAGATGATCTTCCGAGACACCCAGCCCAGCTTTATGAAGCTATTTCTTATTTTATTATTTTCCTTTCTGTGTATTTCATTTATAAGAAAAACATATTTAAAATCGGAAAAGGATTTTATTTCGGAATCAGTATTCTGTTGATTTTCATCATGAGAATTCTGATCGAGTTCATCAAGGTAGACCAGGTAGAATTTGAGCACGGAATGAGCCTGAATATGGGACAGCTGCTGAGTATTCCTTTTGTTCTTCTCGGTTTATTCTTTATCATCAAAAGTATATTGGAAAAAGGAAAGGTAAAAACCACTTAA
- a CDS encoding SDR family oxidoreductase → MSTQNVKGKVVLIAGGGKNLGGLLSRDFAAKGAKLAIHYNSESSKADSEKTLAEVQALGAEAFLFQGDLTKVDNITKFFDEAISRFGGIDIAINTVGMVLKKPFAETTEEEYDTMFNVNSKSAYFFLQEAGKKLNDQGKICTIVTSLLAAYTGLYSTYAGAKAPVEHFTRAASKEFGARGISVTAVAPGPMDTPFFYGQETDDAVAYHKSASALGGLTDIKDIAPLVEFLVTEGWWITGQTIFANGGYTTR, encoded by the coding sequence ATGTCAACACAAAATGTAAAAGGAAAAGTTGTTTTAATTGCCGGAGGGGGAAAAAACCTGGGAGGACTTTTAAGTAGAGATTTTGCAGCGAAAGGCGCAAAACTGGCAATACATTACAACAGTGAAAGCTCAAAAGCAGATAGCGAAAAAACACTTGCTGAGGTACAGGCATTAGGAGCAGAAGCATTTTTGTTTCAGGGAGATCTTACCAAAGTAGATAATATTACAAAATTCTTTGATGAAGCAATTTCCCGTTTCGGAGGGATTGATATTGCGATTAATACTGTAGGAATGGTACTTAAAAAGCCATTTGCTGAAACTACAGAAGAAGAATATGATACCATGTTTAATGTCAACTCAAAATCAGCTTACTTCTTTTTGCAGGAAGCTGGTAAAAAGCTGAACGATCAGGGAAAAATCTGTACTATTGTTACTTCATTGCTGGCTGCTTATACAGGTCTGTATTCTACTTATGCAGGAGCAAAAGCACCGGTAGAGCATTTTACAAGAGCGGCTTCCAAAGAATTCGGAGCAAGAGGAATTTCGGTAACTGCTGTAGCACCTGGACCAATGGATACTCCTTTCTTCTATGGACAGGAAACTGATGATGCTGTGGCTTACCATAAATCAGCATCAGCATTGGGAGGGCTTACAGATATTAAAGATATTGCTCCGCTGGTAGAATTTCTGGTAACAGAAGGCTGGTGGATTACCGGGCAGACCATTTTTGCTAACGGAGGATATACAACCAGATAA
- a CDS encoding cold shock domain-containing protein codes for MADSFSKKENFKKKIQKQKEKALRREERKTNNNKGAEDVFMYVDEFGRLTSTPPEQRQEVNLDDIQLGAAPIIEEDPRKTGIVTFLSEKGYGFITEDNSKENIFFHNNNCAEPVKKGNKVSFEKEKSPKGFSAVEIHLVK; via the coding sequence ATGGCAGATTCTTTTTCTAAAAAGGAAAATTTCAAGAAAAAAATTCAAAAGCAAAAAGAAAAAGCGCTAAGACGCGAAGAACGTAAAACTAACAACAACAAAGGAGCGGAGGATGTTTTCATGTATGTAGACGAATTCGGAAGATTAACTTCTACTCCACCTGAACAAAGACAGGAAGTGAACCTTGATGATATTCAACTGGGTGCTGCTCCTATTATTGAGGAAGATCCAAGAAAAACAGGAATTGTTACTTTCCTTAGTGAAAAAGGATATGGTTTCATCACTGAAGATAACTCTAAAGAAAATATCTTCTTCCACAACAACAACTGTGCAGAACCGGTAAAAAAAGGAAACAAAGTATCTTTTGAAAAAGAAAAGTCTCCTAAAGGATTCTCTGCTGTTGAAATTCATCTTGTTAAATAA
- a CDS encoding TolC family protein yields the protein MKRLNHRNILYGIASLSLISCAVPKVTELKKAQELPIEIIKTDKNKTSDEFQQINLKAYFIDPQLLELFDKVVQANPDFQIAQQRVEIANSFLQRSKMDLLPSLEVGVEASGNRYGKYTMEGVGNYDTNLSPNITEDQKINRNFTPNYWLGARSSWEIDAWGKLKNKKIAAQKKYLASTEGLRLLQVELFTDIANLYYQLVALDNRLAIYQKNYNLQQRAFEIVLAQREVGKATELAVQQFKAQNNNWLAEIEHIRVEIVTVEQAITTLTGSYGGDVKRGKILMPTNMEVLNKTINVEGVIHSRPDVAANYYVLEASQADAKAARAAFYPKIDLGAGFGMNSFSVETFFKPSSLAGQLLGGLMVPVFNKGQLKYEFKVASKEQEIAFLNYQKSITTAFNELQSILKQTKIYERVLKLKSEEVGFLDRGVEVSNDLYLTGYANYFELINSQKSKLTAELDLLQFQHQNTRNNVLLFKALGGKLD from the coding sequence ATGAAAAGATTAAATCATAGAAATATATTGTATGGAATAGCATCACTGAGCCTTATTTCATGTGCTGTTCCCAAAGTAACCGAGTTGAAAAAAGCCCAGGAACTACCGATTGAAATTATCAAAACAGATAAAAATAAAACTTCGGATGAATTTCAGCAGATCAACCTGAAGGCTTACTTTATAGATCCGCAGCTGCTTGAACTTTTTGATAAAGTGGTTCAGGCCAATCCTGATTTCCAGATTGCCCAGCAAAGAGTGGAAATTGCGAATAGTTTTCTTCAAAGATCAAAAATGGATTTATTGCCTTCCCTTGAAGTAGGGGTGGAGGCTTCCGGAAACCGATATGGAAAATATACGATGGAAGGAGTAGGGAACTATGATACTAACCTTTCTCCCAATATTACGGAAGATCAGAAGATTAACAGAAATTTTACTCCTAATTACTGGCTGGGAGCAAGAAGCAGCTGGGAAATTGATGCGTGGGGCAAGCTGAAAAACAAAAAAATTGCTGCCCAGAAGAAATATCTGGCCTCCACAGAAGGGCTGAGACTGTTGCAGGTAGAGCTTTTTACTGATATTGCTAATCTGTATTACCAGTTGGTAGCTTTAGACAATCGTCTTGCTATTTACCAGAAGAATTACAACCTTCAGCAGAGAGCATTTGAAATTGTTCTGGCACAGCGTGAAGTAGGAAAGGCAACAGAATTGGCTGTACAGCAGTTCAAAGCACAGAATAACAACTGGCTGGCTGAGATCGAACATATAAGGGTAGAAATAGTTACGGTAGAACAGGCTATTACCACGTTGACAGGAAGCTACGGCGGAGATGTAAAACGTGGAAAAATATTAATGCCTACCAATATGGAAGTATTAAATAAAACCATTAATGTGGAAGGAGTCATCCATTCCAGGCCGGATGTTGCTGCTAATTATTATGTTTTAGAAGCTTCTCAGGCTGATGCCAAGGCTGCGAGAGCCGCTTTTTATCCTAAAATTGATCTTGGTGCAGGTTTCGGAATGAATTCTTTTTCTGTAGAGACCTTCTTTAAACCAAGTTCTCTGGCAGGGCAGTTGTTGGGAGGGTTGATGGTTCCTGTTTTCAATAAAGGACAGCTGAAATACGAATTTAAAGTAGCAAGCAAAGAGCAGGAAATTGCTTTTTTAAACTATCAGAAAAGTATTACGACTGCTTTTAACGAGCTTCAATCGATTCTGAAACAGACTAAGATCTATGAACGTGTTTTGAAGCTTAAATCAGAAGAAGTAGGTTTCCTTGACCGTGGTGTAGAGGTTTCCAACGATCTGTATCTGACAGGATATGCCAATTATTTTGAACTGATTAACTCTCAGAAGAGCAAATTGACTGCTGAATTGGATTTATTGCAGTTCCAGCACCAGAATACCAGAAATAACGTCCTGCTGTTTAAAGCACTGGGAGGGAAACTGGATTGA
- a CDS encoding efflux RND transporter permease subunit produces MVEMFIRRKVLSLVISILFVLLGIMALLKMPITQFPDIVPPSVTVTAKYTGANAEVSANAVALPLERAINGVPGMTYMSTVTSNDGLTLIQVFFEVGTDPDVAAVNVQNRVTTILDELPEEVIRAGVTTEKEVNSMLMYLNITSTDPSQDEQFIYNFTDINVLQELKRIDGVGRAEIMGQKEYSMRVWLDPQKMAAYSISADEVITSLQKQNISAAPGKVGETSGKTSSQLQYVIKYKGKFFEPKQYEEVPIRSDVDGTILKLKDIAKVEFGAMNYGMVSKTDGRPSASIMMKQRPGSNASEVIESVKAKMEELKVTSFPPGMEYNMAYDVSRFLDASISAVLTTLIEAFILVGIVVFIFLQDWRSTLIPVLAVPVALVGTFAFMNMLDFSVNLLTLFALVLAIGIVVDNAIVVVEAVHVKMEEGMNAMDATISATKEIAGAVVAITIVMSAVFIPVAFLDGPVGVFYRQFSLTLAISIVISGVNALTLTPALCAIILKPHNHDKKKTIIDRAFQSFNTGFERLTNGYVGILSKFATRTTVTFGLLFLFVGLTFVTSKFLPTGFIPMEDQGMVYVSVTTPQGATVERTEKVLDEVTVIAKKINGVENVTTLAGYSIVTEIAGSSYGMAMINLKDWKERNISVNDLIAELSDKTKSIADAQIEIFAPPTVPGFGNTSGFELRLLDRTGGTIENTDKITKDFVKKLNEAPELQNSFTSFDATFPQYMINVDYDMAAKKGISVDNAMSTLQTMLGSYYATNFIRFSQMYKVMVQASPEHRDTPESILNLYLKNDKGEMVPFSTFITIEKVYGPEVLTRYNMYMSAMINGEPADGYSSGDAIAAVERVAKETLPRGFDVEWSGMTREEILSGNQTVYIFAICLLFVYLLLAAQYESFLLPMPVLLSLPTGIFGSYIALVAMGLDNNIYAQVALVMLIGLLAKNAILIVEFAVARNKQGYDIIPAAIEGARQRLRPILMTSFAFVAGLIPLCIASGAGAIGNRSIGTAAAGGMLIGTIFGLVVIPGLYIFFAKLENKKKDEKIKS; encoded by the coding sequence ATGGTAGAAATGTTTATAAGACGAAAAGTTCTTTCGTTGGTTATTTCCATATTATTTGTACTGCTGGGAATTATGGCGTTGTTAAAGATGCCGATTACCCAGTTCCCGGATATTGTACCTCCTTCAGTAACCGTTACGGCAAAATATACAGGAGCTAATGCCGAAGTATCTGCCAATGCAGTAGCGCTGCCTCTGGAAAGGGCGATCAATGGAGTGCCGGGAATGACATATATGTCTACGGTTACTTCAAATGATGGTCTTACCCTTATTCAGGTGTTCTTTGAAGTGGGAACAGATCCTGATGTAGCAGCGGTAAACGTTCAGAATAGGGTAACAACCATTCTTGACGAACTTCCTGAAGAGGTGATCAGGGCCGGAGTTACCACTGAAAAAGAGGTGAACAGTATGCTGATGTACCTCAATATCACAAGTACAGATCCAAGCCAGGATGAGCAGTTTATCTATAACTTTACAGATATTAATGTCCTTCAGGAGCTAAAACGTATTGACGGAGTAGGGCGTGCTGAGATTATGGGACAGAAAGAATACTCAATGAGAGTATGGCTGGATCCGCAGAAAATGGCAGCTTACAGTATTTCTGCAGATGAAGTGATCACTTCCCTGCAAAAGCAGAATATTTCCGCAGCACCAGGAAAAGTGGGAGAAACATCTGGAAAAACCTCCAGCCAGCTTCAGTATGTCATCAAATATAAAGGAAAGTTTTTTGAGCCTAAACAATATGAAGAAGTTCCCATCAGATCGGATGTTGACGGAACAATTTTAAAACTTAAAGATATTGCTAAAGTTGAATTCGGAGCGATGAACTACGGAATGGTTTCCAAAACAGACGGAAGACCATCCGCTTCCATCATGATGAAACAACGCCCCGGTTCCAATGCTTCAGAGGTTATTGAAAGCGTAAAGGCAAAAATGGAAGAATTAAAAGTCACTTCCTTTCCCCCCGGAATGGAATATAATATGGCTTATGATGTTTCCAGATTTTTGGATGCTTCCATCAGTGCGGTATTGACAACCCTTATTGAAGCTTTTATTCTGGTAGGAATTGTCGTATTTATCTTCCTTCAGGACTGGCGTTCCACTTTAATCCCTGTATTGGCTGTACCGGTAGCATTGGTAGGAACTTTTGCCTTCATGAATATGCTGGACTTCTCAGTGAACCTCTTAACGCTTTTTGCATTGGTTCTTGCGATCGGAATCGTAGTCGACAATGCTATTGTCGTTGTTGAAGCCGTCCACGTGAAAATGGAAGAAGGAATGAATGCGATGGATGCTACCATCAGTGCTACCAAAGAAATTGCAGGAGCTGTAGTTGCGATTACGATTGTAATGTCTGCTGTATTTATTCCTGTAGCGTTCCTTGATGGCCCGGTAGGAGTATTTTATCGCCAGTTTTCATTGACATTGGCTATCAGTATTGTGATTTCCGGAGTGAATGCATTGACGCTTACCCCAGCGCTTTGTGCTATCATTTTAAAACCCCATAATCATGATAAAAAGAAGACCATCATCGACAGAGCTTTCCAGAGTTTCAATACAGGCTTTGAAAGACTGACCAATGGGTATGTAGGTATTTTATCAAAATTTGCTACGAGGACTACCGTTACTTTCGGGCTGCTGTTTTTATTTGTGGGATTGACTTTTGTAACCAGCAAATTCCTGCCAACAGGGTTTATTCCGATGGAAGATCAGGGAATGGTCTATGTAAGTGTAACAACTCCACAGGGAGCAACGGTAGAAAGGACTGAAAAAGTATTGGATGAAGTTACGGTTATTGCCAAAAAGATTAATGGAGTAGAAAATGTGACCACGCTTGCGGGATACAGTATTGTAACAGAAATTGCAGGTTCATCTTATGGAATGGCGATGATCAATCTTAAAGACTGGAAAGAAAGAAATATTTCAGTGAATGATCTGATCGCAGAGCTTTCTGATAAAACAAAAAGCATAGCAGATGCCCAGATTGAGATCTTTGCACCACCTACAGTTCCCGGATTCGGTAATACAAGTGGTTTTGAACTTCGTTTGCTGGACAGAACCGGAGGAACCATTGAGAATACAGATAAAATCACTAAGGATTTTGTTAAAAAACTAAATGAAGCTCCTGAGTTACAAAACAGCTTTACCAGTTTTGATGCCACTTTCCCGCAATATATGATTAATGTGGATTATGATATGGCAGCGAAAAAAGGAATTTCTGTAGATAACGCGATGTCTACATTACAGACGATGCTGGGATCTTATTATGCTACGAATTTTATCCGTTTCAGCCAGATGTATAAAGTGATGGTGCAGGCAAGTCCGGAGCACAGAGATACCCCGGAAAGCATTCTGAATTTATATTTAAAAAATGATAAAGGTGAAATGGTTCCGTTCTCCACATTCATCACTATCGAAAAGGTATATGGTCCTGAAGTACTGACGAGGTACAATATGTACATGTCTGCAATGATCAATGGAGAACCTGCTGACGGCTACAGCTCCGGAGATGCCATTGCTGCTGTAGAACGTGTTGCCAAAGAGACACTGCCAAGAGGGTTTGATGTTGAATGGTCGGGGATGACAAGAGAAGAGATCTTATCAGGAAACCAGACAGTTTATATCTTCGCGATCTGCCTGCTGTTCGTTTATCTTTTACTGGCGGCACAATATGAAAGCTTTCTTCTTCCAATGCCTGTATTATTGAGTCTTCCTACAGGAATTTTCGGTTCCTATATCGCATTGGTAGCAATGGGATTGGATAACAATATTTATGCACAGGTAGCATTGGTGATGCTGATCGGACTTTTGGCTAAAAATGCGATTCTGATCGTGGAATTTGCAGTAGCAAGAAATAAACAGGGCTATGATATCATCCCGGCAGCTATTGAAGGGGCAAGACAGCGTCTGAGACCTATTCTGATGACTTCTTTTGCATTTGTGGCAGGACTTATTCCTCTATGTATTGCATCAGGAGCCGGAGCTATCGGGAACCGTTCCATTGGTACCGCTGCAGCTGGAGGAATGTTAATCGGAACCATCTTCGGATTGGTCGTGATTCCGGGACTGTATATATTCTTTGCAAAACTTGAAAATAAGAAGAAAGATGAAAAGATTAAATCATAG
- a CDS encoding efflux RND transporter periplasmic adaptor subunit, translating to MYFKTVIICLLATLFAMSCSKDKEKNNKRDKEVPVLEIKEKDTLVSNQFVTDIQAKKNVEMRSRIGGIIQHIYVNEGQFVHQGQALFKINDAELQMELLKANAALKQTEADVRIAEVELKQIQSLHAKKFVANNELEMVKAKLSSAKAKHAFADAEKRTVLQKISFTKITAPFDGVIDVIPHKDGSLVENGTLLTTLSQLNEVYAYFSIPENLYFELLANDKIGSHQKIELTLPNGVNYQFNGALKTAEGEIDRATGSIRYKVLFPNPDRLIKHGTSGKLIISEQQSKAILIPQKSTFSIQDKTYVFVVDKQNKVKMTSIMIGTTLRDSYMVESGLKKGDLIIYEGTQSLKDGDIIKIKKKY from the coding sequence ATGTATTTTAAAACTGTAATAATTTGCCTTCTGGCAACATTATTCGCTATGTCATGCAGTAAAGACAAAGAGAAAAATAATAAAAGAGATAAAGAAGTTCCTGTACTGGAAATCAAAGAAAAAGATACATTGGTGAGCAACCAGTTTGTCACTGATATCCAGGCTAAAAAAAATGTTGAAATGCGTTCCAGAATTGGAGGTATTATACAGCATATTTATGTAAACGAGGGACAATTTGTGCATCAGGGGCAGGCTTTATTCAAAATCAATGATGCCGAGCTGCAGATGGAACTTTTGAAAGCCAATGCGGCACTAAAGCAGACAGAAGCTGATGTCCGTATTGCAGAAGTAGAATTGAAGCAGATTCAGAGTCTTCATGCTAAAAAATTTGTAGCCAATAACGAACTGGAAATGGTGAAGGCAAAATTGTCCTCTGCCAAAGCAAAACATGCATTTGCTGATGCAGAGAAGAGAACGGTTCTTCAGAAAATAAGCTTTACAAAGATCACGGCACCTTTTGACGGGGTGATTGATGTGATTCCCCATAAAGACGGAAGTTTGGTGGAAAATGGCACTTTGCTGACTACTTTGTCTCAGTTGAATGAGGTATACGCGTATTTCTCCATCCCTGAAAACTTATACTTTGAGCTTTTGGCCAACGATAAGATCGGAAGTCATCAAAAGATTGAACTGACACTGCCGAACGGAGTCAATTACCAGTTCAACGGAGCTTTGAAAACCGCTGAAGGGGAAATCGACAGAGCCACAGGTTCCATCCGTTATAAAGTGCTGTTCCCCAATCCGGACCGTCTGATCAAACACGGAACTTCCGGAAAGCTTATTATTTCTGAGCAACAGAGTAAAGCAATTCTTATCCCACAAAAATCAACCTTTTCCATTCAGGATAAGACCTATGTTTTCGTAGTGGATAAACAGAATAAAGTGAAAATGACCAGCATTATGATCGGAACTACTTTAAGGGATTCTTATATGGTAGAAAGCGGTCTTAAAAAAGGAGATTTAATCATTTATGAAGGAACTCAGTCTTTGAAAGACGGCGATATCATCAAAATCAAAAAGAAGTATTAA